From one Streptococcus pneumoniae genomic stretch:
- the rplI gene encoding 50S ribosomal protein L9 has product MKVIFLADVKGKGKKGEIKEVPTGYAQNFLIKKNLAKEATAQAIGELRGKQKSEEKAHAEMVAEAKAIKAKLEEEATIVEFTEKVGPDGRTFGSITSKKIAEELQKQFGIKIDKRHIQVASPIRALGLIDVPVKIYQDVTSVINLRVKEG; this is encoded by the coding sequence ATGAAAGTTATTTTTTTAGCAGATGTAAAAGGAAAAGGGAAAAAAGGCGAAATCAAGGAAGTACCAACAGGCTATGCTCAAAATTTCTTAATTAAGAAGAATTTAGCCAAAGAAGCAACTGCACAAGCAATCGGGGAATTGCGCGGTAAACAGAAATCTGAAGAAAAAGCGCATGCAGAGATGGTTGCCGAAGCAAAAGCGATTAAGGCAAAATTGGAAGAAGAAGCAACGATTGTTGAGTTTACTGAAAAAGTGGGTCCAGATGGACGTACGTTTGGTTCGATTACAAGCAAGAAGATTGCTGAGGAATTGCAAAAGCAGTTTGGTATTAAGATTGATAAACGCCATATTCAAGTGGCTAGCCCAATTCGTGCGTTAGGCTTGATTGATGTGCCTGTGAAGATTTATCAAGATGTGACTAGTGTGATTAATTTGCGCGTGAAAGAGGGATAA